A stretch of Mucilaginibacter terrae DNA encodes these proteins:
- a CDS encoding dipeptide epimerase encodes MKLTYAPFELILKHRFTIAKFSRTSTPLMLVQIEHEGQKGYGEASMVPYLGESTQTATEFLQKVEVNRFSFPFNYGEIMAYLDSLASGNPAVKAAIDIALHDLEGKLMHKPCWQLLGSQPGHMPLTSITLGIDTPEVVIQKAKEAAGMKVIKVKLSGEADKMLIETVRSVTNVPLYVDANQGWTGLEKSLDMVYWLHEQGVQLIEQPFAKTDSDSNAWLTQRSPIPIIGDEAVQRLPDVERAKGIYHGINLKLMKSAGMYEAKLMIDKARELDLKVLIGCMSETSCATLAAAALAPQCNWADLDGPLLTSNNPYATPLIQNGKWVLTNEPGLGLQPSVA; translated from the coding sequence ATGAAACTCACTTACGCTCCTTTCGAACTGATCCTGAAACACCGCTTTACCATTGCTAAGTTTTCACGCACTTCTACGCCGCTTATGCTGGTACAAATTGAGCACGAAGGACAAAAGGGCTATGGCGAAGCATCGATGGTTCCGTATTTGGGCGAGAGTACACAAACAGCAACGGAGTTCCTGCAAAAAGTTGAGGTAAACAGGTTTAGCTTTCCGTTTAACTATGGGGAGATTATGGCTTACCTGGATAGCCTTGCCTCTGGTAATCCTGCTGTCAAAGCCGCTATTGATATTGCCCTGCACGATTTAGAAGGCAAACTAATGCATAAGCCCTGCTGGCAGCTCCTTGGCAGCCAACCAGGCCATATGCCCCTTACCAGTATTACCCTTGGTATTGATACCCCCGAAGTGGTAATACAAAAAGCCAAGGAAGCTGCCGGCATGAAAGTTATTAAAGTAAAGCTAAGCGGAGAGGCCGATAAAATGTTGATTGAAACTGTACGCTCAGTAACTAATGTGCCGCTGTATGTAGATGCCAACCAGGGCTGGACCGGCCTCGAAAAAAGTCTTGATATGGTATACTGGCTGCATGAACAGGGCGTGCAATTGATTGAGCAGCCATTTGCCAAAACCGATTCAGATAGCAATGCCTGGTTAACGCAACGCAGCCCCATCCCTATTATTGGCGATGAAGCGGTGCAGCGCCTGCCTGATGTGGAACGGGCCAAAGGCATATATCATGGCATTAATTTAAAGCTCATGAAATCGGCCGGAATGTATGAGGCTAAACTGATGATAGATAAAGCACGCGAGCTGGATTTAAAAGTGCTGATAGGCTGCATGAGCGAAACCAGTTGCGCAACCCTTGCCGCCGCCGCCCTTGCCCCGCAATGCAACTGGGCCGACCTTGACGGGCCTTTGCTCACCAGTAACAACCCGTACGCAACGCCATTAATACAAAACGGTAAATGGGTTTTAACCAATGAACCCGGCTTAGGCTTACAACCATCGGTTGCTTAA